The following proteins come from a genomic window of Gossypium raimondii isolate GPD5lz chromosome 5, ASM2569854v1, whole genome shotgun sequence:
- the LOC105771353 gene encoding phosphate transporter PHO1 homolog 3 — MKFGKEFASQMVPEWQDAYMDYEYLKTLLKEIQSFKHRTKPPSTGLKRKLTLYRAFSGLTQKNHRNPTSPSSASPDIESQPILVNSVQRNGSESYETTFLMSSDEGGEYELVYFRRLDDELNKVNKFYKDKVEEVMKEANVLNKQMDALIAFRIKVENPPVNFDRSVEMTRLASDIAVSTASLSVPTTPSAGRSKSKRAAHLEAIEESTHGQTDDDDKDDEKEMETPVQEPKPPKPKIKGVKPAPLEVLDRVKMNNTLETPRSTIKGLLQVPKQAEMSFSRENLRRVEDQLKRAFVEFYQKLRLLKSYSFLNTLAFSKIMKKYDKITSRSASRSYMKMVDNSNLGSSDDVTKLLERVEATFIKHFSNANRTKGMNILRPKAKRDRHRVTFSTGFLAGCMASLLLALIMIIRLRRIMDSRGRTIYMETMFPLYSLFGFIVLHMLMYAIDIFYWRKYRVNYAFIFGFKPGTELGYREVLLLSFGLGTLALAAVLCNLDMEMDPKTKDYKAFTELLPLLLVLVVLIILFLPFKILYRTNRFFFLTCLFHSICAPLYKVTLPDFFLADQLTSQVQAIRSLEFYVCYYGWGDFKHRENKCRDSNVFETFYFIVAVLPYMARLLQCLRRLFEERDPVQGYNGLKYFLTIVAVCLRTAYYVNTGIGWRVIVGIVSAIAAIFCTYWDFVYDWGLLNRQSKNPWLRDKLLVPHKYIYFGAMGLNVVLRFAWLQTVLNFKFDLHRETLATLVASLEIIRRGVWNFFRLENEHLNNVGKYRAFKSVPLPFNYDEDDDKDD, encoded by the exons ATGAAGTTCGGGAAGGAATTCGCGTCGCAGATGGTGCCGGAATGGCAAGATGCGTACATGGATTACGAATACTTGAAGACccttttaaaagaaattcaaagtttcaagcatAGGACGAAGCCACCGTCTACTGGCTTAAAACGAAAACTTACACTTTATAGAGCTTTCAGTGGGCTAACGCAGAAGAACCACCGCAACCCCACCAGCCCTTCTTCTGCATCACCCGATATCGAAAGCCAACCCATTCTGGTAAACTCCGTCCAACGGAACGGTTCTGAAAGTTACGAAACCACGTTCCTTATGTCGTCGGATGAGGGGGGAGAGTATGAGCTGGTTTACTTTAGAAGGCTTGATGATGAGCTGAACAAAGTGAACAAATTTTATAAGGATAAGGTGGAGGAAGTGATGAAAGAAGCAAATGTTTTGAACAAACAAATGGATGCTTTGATTGCTTTTAGGATCAAAGTTGAGAATCCCCCGGTGAATTTCGATAGGTCCGTCGAGATGACTCGTCTTGCTTCCGACATTGCTGTTTCCACTGCATCACTGTCGGTTCCTACTACTCCATCCGCGGGTAGATCAAAGAGCA AAAGAGCTGCTCACTTGGAAGCCATTGAAGAAAGCACCCATGGACaaactgatgatgatgataaagaTGATGAGAAAGAGATGGAAACTCCAGTTCAGGAGCCGAAACCGCCGAAACCCAAAATCAAGGGGGTGAAGCCTGCACCGCTAGAAGTACTAGACCGGGTGAAGATGAACAACACTCTCGAAACTCCTCGGTCCACCATTAAAGGTCTTCTGCAGGTTCCAAAACAGGCGGAGATGAGTTTCAGTAGGGAAAATCTAAGAAGAGTTGAAGATCAACTCAAGCGGGCTTTCGTTGAATTTTACCAAAAGCTTCGCCTGCTTAAAAGTTACAG CTTTTTGAATACCTTGGCATTCTCCAAAATCATGAAGAAGTATGATAAGATCACATCGAGAAGTGCATCGAGATCTTACATGAAAATGGTGGATAACTCCAACCTTGGTAGCTCTGATGATGTTACAAAGCTGCTGGAGAGAGTTGAAGCTACATTCATCAAGCATTTTTCCAATGCCAATCGTACTAAAGGGATGAATATCTTAAGACCCAAAGCCAAAAGAGACAGGCATAGGGTAACTTTTTCAACTG GTTTTCTGGCTGGTTGCATGGCCTCCCTTCTTCTAGCCCTTATAATGATCATTCGGCTCCGTAGAATCATGGATAGTAGAGGGAGGACTATATATATGGAAACCATGTTTCCCCTTTATAG TTTGTTCGGATTCATTGTTCTACACATGCTGATGTATGCAATCGACATTTTCTACTGGAGAAAGTACCGAGTGAATTACGCCTTCATATTCGGTTTCAAGCCGGGAACCGAATTAGGCTACCGAGAAGTTCTTCTTCTGAGCTTCGGCCTTGGAACATTAGCATTAGCTGCTGTGCTCTGCAACCTTGACATGGAGATGGATCCCAAAACAAAAGACTATAAAGCTTTCACCGAGCTTCTTCCCCTACTCTTAGTCCtg GTTGTACTTATCATCCTGTTCCTGCCATTCAAAATCTTGTATCGAACGAATCGTTTCTTCTTCCTTACATGCTTGTTTCACAGTATCTGCGCTCCACTATACAAGGTCACACTGCCTGATTTCTTCTTAGCTGATCAATTAACTAGCCAGGTACAAGCCATTAGGAGCTTGGAGTTCTATGTTTGCTACTACGGATGGGGAGATTTTAAACACAGGGAAAACAAGTGCAGAGACAGTAATGTGTTTGAGACTTTCTACTTCATCGTGGCGGTGCTTCCCTACATGGCTCGCCTCCTCCAGTGCCTACGCCGCCTGTTCGAGGAGAGAGATCCGGTCCAAGGATACAACGGACTCAAATATTTCCTCACCATCGTAGCCGTTTGCCTGAGAACGGCTTACTACGTTAACACGGGCATTGGATGGAGAGTAATAGTTGGGATAGTGTCGGCCATTGCAGCAATATTTTGTACGTACTGGGACTTCGTGTATGACTGGGGGCTACTAAACCGACAATCCAAGAACCCTTGGTTGAGAGACAAACTCCTTGTTCCtcacaagtatatatattttggagcCATG GGTTTGAATGTGGTGCTGAGATTTGCGTGGCTCCAAACTGTGttgaatttcaagtttgatTTGCATCGAGAAACGCTGGCTACTCTTGTCGCCAGTCTTGAGATCATTCGTCGTGGCGTATGGAATTTCTTCAG GTTGGAAAATGAGCATTTGAACAATGTTGGGAAGTACCGAGCATTCAAGTCCGTACCGTTGCCGTTCAATTATGACGAGGACGATGACAAAGATGATTGA